GGAGGCACCGCAGCGTTCCCCGATGTCGACTCTGCGCGCCGCGCTGTCGCCGCCCTGCCACAGGACGGTGTGACCGCCGACCTGAACGCCGCCGCCGACTACGGCAAGGCACTCACCGCTGCGAACGGCAAGCTTTACGTCGCCGGCTTCTGCTGGGGCGGACAACAGACCTTCGACTTCGCCACGCATCGCAAGGACGTCAGCTCTTACTTCGTCTTCTACGGTCCGCCGCCCACCGCTGCGGCGATGAAGAACATCACCGCGCCGGTCTACGGCTTCTACGCGGGCAACGATGCGCGCGTAACCTCGACCATCGCGCAGGCGACGCTCGATATGAAGGCCGCGGGCAAGACCTATGAACCAGTCACCTACGACGGCGCGGGCCACGGCTTCATGCGTGCTGGCGAAGCGCCGGACGCTAACGCGGCCAACACCGCAGCGCGGCAGCAGGGCTTCCGCCGCCTGATTCAGCTCCTCGGCGGTATGCACTAGGCAGAGCCGTAAACGTTACTGTGTAGTCACAAACCAGCGTGGTAGCCTGTGGGCTTGAACCCCTCGACGGATCGTGCCGGAACGCTCGCGCGTCGGCTCAGCTATCTTCTGCTGGCCGCGTCAGCCGTGCTGTTTCTGCTGCACTTCCTGCACCTCGGCGCAGACTTCCCGAACAACTCGCCGTGGGTGGACTGGTCCAAGTACACCGATGAAGGCTGGTATGGCGACGCGGCCATTCGCCACTTCCTCTTCGGCCACTGGTACTGGAAGGGCGACTTCAACCCCGCGACCGCGCTGCCCGTCTGGCCTGCGGTAGAGCTGCTCCCATTCAAGCTCTTCGGCGTTTCGCCCATCGTGGCACGCGCGACCACACTCTGCGTCTTCGCTGCCACCCTGATTGCGTTCTACATCCTGCTGCGCCGCTTTGCCCGCCTGCACCGCAAGGACGGCGGCCCGTCGCTGGCGCCTGCGTTCTGCGTGTTTCTGATGTGCGCAAGCCCCTTCTTCTTCGTCTTCGAGCGCATGGCGATTCTGGAGCCGCTGCTCATCCTGCTGACGACGCTGGCGATGCTCGCCGCGAGCTCCATGCACCGCTGCCGCGCTCCAGGAGTGCCGCTGCGCCAACGCCTGCTGCCTGCGCTGGCGCTCGGCGTACTGCTGCCGCTGATGGTGCTGACGAAGACGACCGGCCTCTTCCTCGTCCCCGCGCTGGCCTACATGGTGTGGGCGCGCGCGGGCTATCGCTGGCGCCATGCGCTGGAGATGGGCATCCCTCCTGCGCTGCTCGGTCTCGCGCTGTGGTTGGCCTACTTCGTCGGCTACGTTCGCCCACGCTACCTCGAAGACTACCGCTATCTCTTCTCGGCGAACGCCTACACCGGCATCCTGCTTGAGCCCTTCGACAAGGTCGTGCTGAACACCTTCGCCGATGGCATGTGGATGGGTCGCGTCATCTATCCGGCCTTCTTCATCGTGCTCGCGCTCATCATTTTCTGGCGCCCGCAGCTCTTCCGCAACCCGCTGAAACCCGCGCTGCTACTGTGGGCAACGGGCTATGTACTCTTCCTCGGCTATCACAACAATCTGCAGCCGCGTTACTACCTCGTCGTCGCGGCGCCGGTGTTTGCATTTGTGGCGATGGGGCTCGATAGCTTCCGCTATGAGTTCTCGGTGCGACGCGAATACGCGGCAACGATCGTGATGACGGTGCTCGCCCTCGGCATTTCGCTGCCTGGCATGAAGTACATGCTGCACATCGCCACGCATCCGACGTTTGAGTTCCGCGACGCAGCCAACGAGGTCGCGCGCATCGTGCGTGCAGAGCCAAACCACTCGCGGCTGATCCTCTCCATCTCCGGCTCGGACATCACGCTGATGACCGGCCTGCCGTCCATCGACGACGACTTCGGCACGCTCGACCTCGCCGAGCGCGTCAAGTTGTATCGGCCCGGCTGGTACGTGGCGTGGAACGAGCTCGACGATGACAAGATGGATGCGCTGACGCCGCTGTACAACCCGGTGCGCGTCGCGGCGATTCCCGCGCTCGACGACAACGATCGCAACCTGCTGATCGTCTATCGCCTGGACCCTGCGCCAGAAAAAACGCCCACGCCCCCCGTGCATAAGCGCAAATCCACGCCGAAGCCGCTACAAACCAAGGTCGGCCAGCAGCCCACGACCACGCAGCTCAAGCACTAGCAGCTCGAAGCGCTTATCGACGGACATGTACGTCTCCAGCGGTTCGCCATGGCACGTCGCAGGGGTGAAAAGGATGCCTCAAATTTCCGCTGAAGTTCGTCCACGTTCTTCGCGCAGGGGCAGGCCTGCGGCAGCGAGGCCAAGGAACACGAGATACCAGCTCTTCATCCCATCTCCAGTTCTTATTGAGGTTTCTCAAGGGTAAAGCTTTCCTTCACCACCATCTGCACTGCGGCTGACTGCCCACCCGCTGCAGGCGCGAAGGTCGTCTTGCTCAGCGCTTCCGCCGCTGCAGCATCGAGCCCATAGCCTAGCGGAGCCACAATGCGGATGCGGTGCGGATGCCCTGTCGTGTCCACTACGACCTGCAACGCGACAGAGCCCGCGATGTGGTCGCGCGCTGCTTCCTCCGGAAAACTTGCAGAGGCCTTGTGCACGACCGCAGGCGGCGCGAGCTGCGCGCCCGACTCCGAGGTGCCGACGATCGCGATCGTCTGGCCAGCGAGCAGATCGCTGCCCGTCCATGGCTCCACCGGCGAGAAGTAATGTCGCCAATACGTTGGCATCGCCAGCTGCAATTCGCGGTCGATGCCGATGGAAAACGCACGCCGCATCGTGGCGTCCACGGCGGCAGGAGTAGCCGGCGCAGGCAGCGTGACCTTCAGCGTCTCCGTCTTCAGCAGGCGGCGATCGAACTCCTTGCGATCATCGGCAAACTTCGCTGCGACGCGCACGCCGCTGAACTCCAGCGCATCGCCTTTGCGAGCCACGCGCTGCAGATCCACGCCCGCCAGCGTCCAGTCCACGGGATGCGATTTCTGCTCCGCCGACAGGTCTCCCGCAGCGCTGAGCGAGAACGTTCCCGCTGTACAGAGACACCGCGCGTAAAGCGCTCGGCCGATCCACTGCGCGGCAGCGTCCAGCACCGGGTCGCTGGCCGACAACGGAGCTTTGGCCTCTGGCGGCGCAGGCTGCTGCGCCCAGGCCGTGGAAGCGCCCACGAGAACCATTCCAGTAAACAGCGCGAAATGTGACCGGAAACCCATGCGCCGATTATGCGCCAGCACCTTTGCGATGTACCAGTTATGACAAAAGTGTCACTCAATAAAACATTTCCGCAAAGATTTTCACGCTCTCATCCGTCATATCCTTGATTCATCGATTTCTTGCACGACTTTCGCGGAGCTTGAGTGCATCGTTTTCTCGTGGCGCTTTGCTGTAGCTTGCTATATCCATCCCTCCTCGCGGCCCAGCAGCGAGCGGGAACGGCTGCTTCTGCGGCCGAGTTTTCGGGCACGGTAAGTGACCCATCAGGTGCACGCATCTCTGCGGCCACCGTACAACTCGCACGCAACGGCAAGACGCTCTTCCAGACCACCAGCGACGGCTCGGGACAGTTCCATATCCCCGGGGCCACGGGCAGCTACGACCTCGTGATTCTTGCGCCAGGCTTTGAAGCCTACGTGCGACACATCACGGTGGGCCGCACCGCGCTGAACGCGAGGCTGCAGATCGCTACCACCACCGAGAACGTGCAGGTCGACGGCAGCGACCATCCCGTTGGCTTGAGCCAGAGCGACAACGCTGCGGCCATGCGCCTCGACGAGAAGAAGATGGCGGCGCTCTCGGACGACGACAGCACCTTCCAGCAGCAACTGCTCGCGCTCGCGGGCAACGACGACTCGCATCCGGCGAAGATCTACGTCGATGGCTTTTCCGGCGGACAGATTCCGCCGAAGGACACCATCCGCGAGGTCCACATCAACGAGAACCCCTACTCCGCCGAGTACGACTCGATGGGCATGGGGCGCATCGAGGTCTTCACCAAAGCGGGCACCGGCAAGTGGCACGGCAACATCGCCACGATGGGCAACGACTCGTCCTTCAACTCGCGCAGCCCGTACCTCTATGCGAACAGCCAGCCGGACTACTATCGCTTTTACATCAGCGGCGGCGCGAACGGGCCGATCGGCAAGAAGTCTTCGCTCTACGTAAACACGCAGTACGACAACCAGCAGAACAACGCGATCGTGAACGCCGTGACGAACACCGGCAACTTCAGCACCGCAGCACCAGCCCCGCAGCTCAAGCAGGACTACTCGCTGCGCTTCGATCGCCAACTCGCAACCAACGACAGCTTCACCACGCGCTATGAGTTCAACCGCAACGCGCAGAGCAACGCGGGCGTTTCACAGTACACCCTGCCCATCGCCGGCTACGGCAGCGGTGTGAACTCCCACACGCTACAGATTGGCGAAACGCACATCTTCACGCCGCACCTTGAACTCGAGACGCGCTTCCAATGGCAGCGCACCGGCACCTCGCAGAACGCCAACAGCGGCCTGCCGTCGATCCAGGTCCAAGGCTCGTTTACCGGTGGCGGCGCTACGCTAGGCGCGAACCGCAACGCGAACAACCTCTTCGATTTTGAAGAGCAAGGGAGCTACTCACGCGGCGCGCACCTTGTGCGCTACGGCTTCCGCGCGCGCACCTATCACCTCACCAGCTACTCGACCTCCGGCTTCAACGGCACCTACACCTTCCCCGACCTCGCCTCCTACGCGGCACATACGCCATCGCAGGTGACGCTCACCGCCGGGCAGGCAAACTTCGAGGTCTCCACCTCCGACTTCGCGTGGTATCTCGAAGATGAGTGGAAGCTGACGAAGAACCTTACCGTTGACGCAGGTCTTCGCATCGAGGCGCAGACCGCGGTGCCCGATCACTGGGACCCGTCGCCGCATCTCGGCGCAGCCTGGGGCATCGGGCCCAGGAAGAATCCCACCGCCGTCGTCTGGCGTACGGGCGCGGCCATCTACTACGACCGCATGGAGCCGTCGTATCTGCTGACCTCCGTGCAGCGCGCCAACAACACCGCGCAGCAAAGCTATCTTGTCAGCAACCCAGGCTACGTCAGCGACCTCACGGCAAAGCCGTCGTTCACCTCCGCGACCGTGGATCCCTCCACGCTCACCACCTACAGCGTCGCCCCGAACCTGCGCACGCAGTATTCGCTCAACGCCGGAACCTCGCTTGACGTGACGCTGGGCAACAAGGGTTCGCTCTCCATCAGCTACAACTATGACCACTACGCGCATGTGTACCTTTCGCGGAACGCCAACGCGCCGCTGAACGGCGTGCAGCCTTATGGCGCAGCGGCAGGACAGCGGTACCAGTACGCATCCCTCGGCGACGGCTCCAACCAGTGGCTGGGCGCCTACGCGAACTACCAGGTCAACAAAGACCTCGTCCTCTGGGCGAACATCTTCTCGATGTACGGCAACAGCGACAGCGGCGGCACCTCGAGCTTCGTGTCCAACAGCTATAACGTGAAGCAGGACGCCGGACAACTGGCATGGGTTCGCCACGTCAACCTCTTCAGCGGCATCAACGCGACCGTGCCGTTTACGCACCACTTTCTGGACATCACCGGCTTCCTGCTGGCGCGCTCCGGCAGCCACTTCAACATCACCACCGGCTATGACAACAACGGCGACTCGATCTACAACGATCGCCCGTCCTTTGCGACCGCAGCCTCGGACCCGGCCAACGTGGTGAGGACACAATGGGGCACCTTCAACACCAGGCCCGTCGCCGGCGAGACGATCATCCCCATGAATTACGGCACCTCTTCGGGCTTCTTCTCCACGCAGCTGCGGCTCTCGCACGGCATGAAGTTCGGGCCGCCCGCCAAGGCACCCAAGCCCGGTGAGAAGGCCATCGGCCGCTACGATATGCGCTTCGCGCTCGAGGTGCAGAACGTCACGAACTCCGTAATGCCCGCGCGCCCGGTCGGCGTGCTCAGCTCCTCGAACTTCGGCAAGGTGCTCACCTCGGCCAACAGCTTCATCGGCAACACCGCCGCGAACCGGACCTTGACCCTCAGCACCACCTTCCGCTTCTAAGCCGCCCACACTTCGTAATTCACCACACTTCGGGCTGTAAATCAGCCCGGCTTCGCTCTATACTCATAAGGGACTCATATGGTCGGATATTGGCGAGCCTCTGCTGCCGCCGCATCTCCGCTCTCCCATCCGCGCGGCGAGTGACTAGACCGGACAAAACCACCGCACAGCACAAGAGATCCTGACGGCCATCGCTGGCCGCTCACGCCGCTGTTCGTCCGGATGCTCGCGAGGGAAGAGACATGAAGGTCCACATCATTTACGGCACCGATAACGGCAACACCCGCAACATCGCCGAGCAGATCGCCACGCAGATCGGCGGCAAAGCCGTCGATGTCTGCTCCGCCACCACCGCCGACTTCAGCGACTGCGATCTGCTGATCCTCGGCGCGCCGACCAGCGGCTACGGCGACCTGCAGGTGGATTGGGAGTGCCGCCTCAGCTTCATCGCCGAAGCGGGGCTCGCCGGCCGCAAGGTGGCGCTCTTCGGCCTGGGCGATCAGATGTCCTATTGCGACACCTTCGTAGACGCGCTGGGCGTACTTTACGACGCGGTTGTCGGCCAGGGCGCGACCGTGATCGGCGCGACCGACAAGGCTGGCTACGACTTTTACAGTTCCGCCGCTCTGCGCGACGACAAGATCGTCGGGCTCGCCATCGACGAGGACAATCAGCACGAGCGGACCGAAGCCCGCATCGCCGCGTGGGTGGCGTCCCTGCAGGCCGAAATGGGCGCGGCGGAGTTGGCAGCCGCCGAAGCCGCGTAAGGCTCCTACAAAACCCGAAGCAGCCCGAAGTTGGGCGACGGGCGATGCACGAAAAGCGCGGCAATCCTGCGCCAAATGCAACTTCCGCCGGGAAATTCGTTGACTTCTGGCGGGGCTGTGGATAATATTAAGACTCGCGCAGTTCTGCGTCTGCGCCCTTGGTGCGTCTTCTCGGTAGAAGGCTGCATGGGGCGAGTGAGACGCCGAACACCGAGGCGAGGTTCGGGGTCACCCGAACTGCTGGTTCCCTTCCTGGTTGCGGCCGCGACACGCCGACTGCCTCTCTTTGGAACCATCGCTCCCCTGCCAGTTGGGCATATGGGCGTTCTTCAGGAACGTTCGTGGGCTTGGACGGCTTTGTGCGCTTCACCATGAATTTGTTTGCCCTTTGGCGCCTTGCGGGAAGTTGGTCTCGCGGCGATTTGGTGGGCAGGCCCTAACGCCAGAGATTCTTCGCGGAACAAGCCGGGCAAGAAGCACCGAAGACGGCAGAACCAAGGAGCACGGAAAGATGTCGACGACTATTCCCAGTGGCAAGAACATCGAGCGCAAGTGGTATGTTCTGGACGCTGAAGGCCAGACCCTCGGCCGCCTCGCCTCGCAGGCCGCCAGCATTCTCGCGGGTAAGCTGAACCCGCTCTACACGCCGTACATCGATATGGGCGACCACGTTATCGTGATCAACGCCGAGAAGATCGTTGTGACCGGCCAGAAGGCACAGCAGAAGATGTACCGCCGCTACACCGGCTTCCCCGGTGGTCTTCGCGAAGAAGGCTTCACGAAGCTGCTTGCACGCCGCCCCGAAAAGATTGCGGAAGAAGCGATCAAGGGCATGCTGCCCAAGTCCAAGCTCGGCCGCCAGATGGCAACCAAGCTCAAGGTCTACAAGGGCACCGAGCATCCGCACAAGGCTCAGCAGCCTGTGGCTTACGGAGCGTAAGGTTCCGGGGCCCAGGGTATAGGGCCCAGTAAAAACCTTCGAGATTAGCGCAGTACAAAGCTTTCTGGACGCTGGGCCCTGGGCCCTGTCCCCTAAAAGGATTGAAATGGCAAACCTGATTCAGTACTACGGCACCGGTCGTCGCAAGAGCGCGATCGCCCGCGTGTTCCTTCGCCCCGGTTCGGGCGAGTTCACCGTCAATGGCAAGAAGTTCGAAGAGTACTTCGTGACGCCGGCGCAGCGCGCTGCAGCGAAGGCTCCCCTTGCGACCCCCGACATCAACGAGACCTTTGACGTGCTGACCACCGTTCGCGGCGGCGGCGTCAACGGCCAGGCGGATGCGGTCAAGCTCGGCATCGCCCGTGCACTCATGGAGTTCAACGGCGAGCTCCGCAAGGCGCTCAAGTCCGCTGGCTTTGTGACCCGCGATGCTCGTGGCAAGGAACGTAAGAAGTACGGCCAGAAGGGCGCTCGCGCTCGCTTCCAGTTCTCCAAGCGCTAGTCGCTGGGGTTGGGTTCTAAGTTGTAAGTTCTACGTTCTAAGGACGTGGACACTTACAACTTAGAACGTACAACTTCGAACTGGATGGCCTTCGATACACCCGCAGGCACGTGGCTTGCGGCCTGAACTTAATCTCCCTAACCCATCGGGACTTAATCGCCTCAATAAGAGACTCGCTCTCGGATGCATCGAGGCGAT
Above is a genomic segment from Granulicella cerasi containing:
- the rpsI gene encoding 30S ribosomal protein S9, which translates into the protein MANLIQYYGTGRRKSAIARVFLRPGSGEFTVNGKKFEEYFVTPAQRAAAKAPLATPDINETFDVLTTVRGGGVNGQADAVKLGIARALMEFNGELRKALKSAGFVTRDARGKERKKYGQKGARARFQFSKR
- the rplM gene encoding 50S ribosomal protein L13, translating into MSTTIPSGKNIERKWYVLDAEGQTLGRLASQAASILAGKLNPLYTPYIDMGDHVIVINAEKIVVTGQKAQQKMYRRYTGFPGGLREEGFTKLLARRPEKIAEEAIKGMLPKSKLGRQMATKLKVYKGTEHPHKAQQPVAYGA
- a CDS encoding TonB-dependent receptor, which encodes MHRFLVALCCSLLYPSLLAAQQRAGTAASAAEFSGTVSDPSGARISAATVQLARNGKTLFQTTSDGSGQFHIPGATGSYDLVILAPGFEAYVRHITVGRTALNARLQIATTTENVQVDGSDHPVGLSQSDNAAAMRLDEKKMAALSDDDSTFQQQLLALAGNDDSHPAKIYVDGFSGGQIPPKDTIREVHINENPYSAEYDSMGMGRIEVFTKAGTGKWHGNIATMGNDSSFNSRSPYLYANSQPDYYRFYISGGANGPIGKKSSLYVNTQYDNQQNNAIVNAVTNTGNFSTAAPAPQLKQDYSLRFDRQLATNDSFTTRYEFNRNAQSNAGVSQYTLPIAGYGSGVNSHTLQIGETHIFTPHLELETRFQWQRTGTSQNANSGLPSIQVQGSFTGGGATLGANRNANNLFDFEEQGSYSRGAHLVRYGFRARTYHLTSYSTSGFNGTYTFPDLASYAAHTPSQVTLTAGQANFEVSTSDFAWYLEDEWKLTKNLTVDAGLRIEAQTAVPDHWDPSPHLGAAWGIGPRKNPTAVVWRTGAAIYYDRMEPSYLLTSVQRANNTAQQSYLVSNPGYVSDLTAKPSFTSATVDPSTLTTYSVAPNLRTQYSLNAGTSLDVTLGNKGSLSISYNYDHYAHVYLSRNANAPLNGVQPYGAAAGQRYQYASLGDGSNQWLGAYANYQVNKDLVLWANIFSMYGNSDSGGTSSFVSNSYNVKQDAGQLAWVRHVNLFSGINATVPFTHHFLDITGFLLARSGSHFNITTGYDNNGDSIYNDRPSFATAASDPANVVRTQWGTFNTRPVAGETIIPMNYGTSSGFFSTQLRLSHGMKFGPPAKAPKPGEKAIGRYDMRFALEVQNVTNSVMPARPVGVLSSSNFGKVLTSANSFIGNTAANRTLTLSTTFRF
- a CDS encoding ArnT family glycosyltransferase; the protein is MGLNPSTDRAGTLARRLSYLLLAASAVLFLLHFLHLGADFPNNSPWVDWSKYTDEGWYGDAAIRHFLFGHWYWKGDFNPATALPVWPAVELLPFKLFGVSPIVARATTLCVFAATLIAFYILLRRFARLHRKDGGPSLAPAFCVFLMCASPFFFVFERMAILEPLLILLTTLAMLAASSMHRCRAPGVPLRQRLLPALALGVLLPLMVLTKTTGLFLVPALAYMVWARAGYRWRHALEMGIPPALLGLALWLAYFVGYVRPRYLEDYRYLFSANAYTGILLEPFDKVVLNTFADGMWMGRVIYPAFFIVLALIIFWRPQLFRNPLKPALLLWATGYVLFLGYHNNLQPRYYLVVAAPVFAFVAMGLDSFRYEFSVRREYAATIVMTVLALGISLPGMKYMLHIATHPTFEFRDAANEVARIVRAEPNHSRLILSISGSDITLMTGLPSIDDDFGTLDLAERVKLYRPGWYVAWNELDDDKMDALTPLYNPVRVAAIPALDDNDRNLLIVYRLDPAPEKTPTPPVHKRKSTPKPLQTKVGQQPTTTQLKH
- a CDS encoding energy transducer TonB: MGASTAWAQQPAPPEAKAPLSASDPVLDAAAQWIGRALYARCLCTAGTFSLSAAGDLSAEQKSHPVDWTLAGVDLQRVARKGDALEFSGVRVAAKFADDRKEFDRRLLKTETLKVTLPAPATPAAVDATMRRAFSIGIDRELQLAMPTYWRHYFSPVEPWTGSDLLAGQTIAIVGTSESGAQLAPPAVVHKASASFPEEAARDHIAGSVALQVVVDTTGHPHRIRIVAPLGYGLDAAAAEALSKTTFAPAAGGQSAAVQMVVKESFTLEKPQ
- a CDS encoding dienelactone hydrolase family protein; amino-acid sequence: MKRTLAALALLAATSSFASAQDWAKAKLSASPRHGEFVTITEPGGRKLQAWVVYPEIKEKAPVVVMIHEIFGLSDWAREMADEVAGAGYIVVEPDLLSGYGPTTGAAPAAAPMPEDHAHMHTATPGSAMVPATPGGTAAFPDVDSARRAVAALPQDGVTADLNAAADYGKALTAANGKLYVAGFCWGGQQTFDFATHRKDVSSYFVFYGPPPTAAAMKNITAPVYGFYAGNDARVTSTIAQATLDMKAAGKTYEPVTYDGAGHGFMRAGEAPDANAANTAARQQGFRRLIQLLGGMH
- the fldA gene encoding flavodoxin FldA; the encoded protein is MKVHIIYGTDNGNTRNIAEQIATQIGGKAVDVCSATTADFSDCDLLILGAPTSGYGDLQVDWECRLSFIAEAGLAGRKVALFGLGDQMSYCDTFVDALGVLYDAVVGQGATVIGATDKAGYDFYSSAALRDDKIVGLAIDEDNQHERTEARIAAWVASLQAEMGAAELAAAEAA